DNA sequence from the Labrus bergylta chromosome 13, fLabBer1.1, whole genome shotgun sequence genome:
ctgacCGGGGGCCGATAGGAAGTGACATACACGTCTGTGCAGATGGGGCGGGAGGGAAACTGTGTGGTTAGTCATCTCAGTGACACGGAGAGCTGGCGAGGTCGCCTTCTCCTGCTGATCAGCGTGGCCTCctttctctgctcctcctgtTTGAACAAATTCACAGAGACAACAGAAAACTAACCGCACAATCTCCCTGCACCGCCGAAACCTCTGTCCCTGGGCGCGTTGGATTCTTTCTAATGAAATGTTTGCCTTAAATTGTTGCCTGATGGGCCCTCTGTTTGCTCCCTCGGAGACAAACCCATTCCAACTGTTGCCTCCTGTCAGGACAAGTTAGCGTGCGATGCTCACCTGCAGCTCCCTGGTTAGTTTGTGAGGTGACACAGAGCGTGTGGTTTGATTGGGACTCGAACATCAGGTGTCAATCACTCACATAAACATCACCTGCCTGCCCCGCTCGCTCTGACAGCCGGCTAAAGAGTGAGCAACAAATAGATGTTTTATCCCCGCCGCTGGGCTCACTTTTTGTGCAGCGCCATAAAAACCTGTTGCCTTTGATTTAGCAGAGAGGATTGtgggatggaggaggtgtgaCGGTAAACGAGCCGGTCTGATGAAGGCTGACAGCTGCAGACACGAGCACATTTCAGCCTCAGAGGCTCACAGAGGGTTTACCTGTAATTCAGAGAGTGTGCTGGGAAATGTCGAGAGCCTTTTAAAGAGTGAACATTCATCATCTTACATcgagtttgtttttctttgctcagATTTTTACTTTTGGAGTTTGAGGTTTACAACATCCTGAATAAAtcagtaaagaaagaaagaagccCGTCAACTCTGGTGATGCATTCAAGTTAAAAGGTCCAaacagtgagatgtgtagagagtgaaatgataaaggtaccttactatatgatcagacattaaggaaacatgctatgttgaagtgctggcttctctgacaacaatgcagcagccagtatgtcctccttctaactttagattctgctcctgaatgctctggatttgtatggaccagagaaggtaggcggttttaaggcacccccacatggccgttttggacgcccctcggtttgccagatatgagagcagttatcaggtcaaaccaacaggtgttgcagtgatggaagcgggcaagagaagtggttcagatagaagtgattgtacccgacctaaaaagcctctgcatgtttctaataagctccacgagcagaaacgtgctcaaactaggatcaatattggaaatgcttttgaaaaatggagagaggttagaacacagaaaggtttacagaccaatgaagagctggataaacactgaagcttcagtgtccaccacatggttaacctgcgtgagcatcgactctagagaggagggggcggggggagacagctctctacaatgtttagaatttagactgcagtacccatttttaacactaggtgtcagagttacaatCATCCTTATGATAACAGTGGTAAGATGTGTCACCTCTTTTTACAACACATTCATAACCTTAACCTCTCAGGAGCTAACGTTTCAAAAACATCTGGACTAAACAGCATTAACATTTCATCACATCAGACTCATTAGAGGTCCTCTTCATTGGACAGGAGACGGACGAGCCTGCATGATTGAGAGTGAGAGACGTGTTTTCTGTGGGCTCTTCTCTCTGAGTGAAGAGGCTGATGTTAGCGTGTTTAACAGGATTAACCCCTGAAAGCCTCACAAACATGCTGCAGCTGGATAGATAAcgtgtgtttacctgcaggatGTGACGCTCCATGCCTTAAAGATCTTAAGTGGGTCTTTAGCATGCTGCAGGTGTCTCTGGGGGTTTTGAACGAGGACGTTTGTTCTGAACGAGTGTGACGTGCTCATATGTTGACTTAAATAATGAGACTCTGGTAAAGCAGCAAACATCGTCTCTCCATCTATCAGAGGACGAATGGATCACTGCAAACACACGGACAGttgtctgtctcacacacaaacacgcggCTCACCTCCAGTCCAATCAAAGACGCTACAGAAGAGTTATCAGCAAAAATTATGAAAGTAGAAGTGCTCATGGACGTGCTCAGACGGGCTCCAGAGTCGGCTCAGCGCCTTCTAGgctggatgtttttgtttctttacgGAGACAAAGAGGGAAACATTCGATTGGATCAACAATAATTCTCAAAACCGGACTTCTCCTGTGTGTAATCGTTGGCCGTCATTGATGGTTTGTTGTCTAAAGTATAGCTTAGCTCAGGCCTCTCACTGAAGCCTGCACAGTGTGAGAGCAGTGTGCAGTCATGACGAGCTAAAGAAACGGTCTGTAAAGCTTAaactgcagactgcagagactTCACTTTAATACATGTCACCTGGACGTCACACCTGATTATAAAAGTGAAGCGTCAGAGgttcaaaaaaatgtgtgaaattacattttctgcagaGAGATTTGCCCGTGGCTCTTTTGTAAAAATCTAttagctgctcctgctgcagcctcacatctctcctcctcctcctcctcctcctcaggaaACACTCGCCTTCACTCCGACTCCACCTGACATCAGACGCCATCGTACAAAACATACTCATTTATTGAAAGTATTGATCCACATATAGACTGAGGACATAGAAAGACATTTTTGCAACACTGGATGGGCAGTTAACTGTAGCTTATATACGGGTTCACTGACTCTCTTTTGAAATACAGAAGTGCATAAATACATATGTTCAGACTTTACAGGATATATCTTTATGTATCACATCACACAGTAATATCCTCTGAATACAGCAGGGGAGCATGGAGGCCTTTCAGTTCAGTTTCAGCCTCAAACATCCTCAAAGAGGAGACGCAACAACAGACTGTGGAGCTTCCTTCATGTGGAGCCAGTTTATCCAGAACACAGTCCCAATACAGCCAGGGCGCTTATGATGATTCTGAAAAAAGCTTCTAATGTATGTTCGCTAATTTTCCAACAAGGGATGAGTCTTTTGTTTCTGCGTAAACAATCAGCCAAGCACGTGAGACTATTGCGGAATACGTGGGATTATAGAATCCAGAAATAATCCATACTCTATGGAAGAAAAGATGCGTTCAAAGACGGAGAAAAGAGGACTGTTTTGGCATCTTCCTCCTGATCAGAAGTGGAGATATTACAGAGGTGTGGGTGTGGCGTAAATATTTATCCCGTGAATATTTAGTCCGGGTATAAAAGGAAACCGGAAAACGTGCTGTACTTGTTGTTGTTCCCGCCGTGCGCCTTCCCTCCGTCCAGTTTGACGTAGATCTCATCCCCGGAGTCCAGGTGCAGCACCACGCTGTTACTGGCGTAGTCGTAGTTCTGGTCCGCGTCCTGCGCGATGGCGCTGGCTCGGACCTGGAGGGACATGGAGGGACATGGAGGGacagaaaacttaaataaaccaaagagcagcagcagcagcagcagcagaagaagatgTCAACATGCCCCTTCCAACTCCAGCccctcctttccctctctcgCAGTAAAGAGCTACGCGCGCAGCAGcagagagcgagcaggaggagtgTGCGTAAAAGTCACTCAGACAATAACATCCCTGATATTTATGTGACAGAGAGAATCCAGGACGGAGCCAACACAAagataaacacatgaacaaataaCAGAATCAGGATTGATGTGCTTAAAGCTTCTCTTTGAGGGTTGGAGGGAAAAGAAAGTGAGTCCATACCGCCCTTTGTTTGATTCTAATGGCCACGTTTTTCCGTCATTTATAATTAACCTGAACCTGTTACACTTCGGCTCCTTGATTTAGACCATAATTAAAATGATGCGATGGGTTCCTCTGATCCCACTTCTTACAGTATGCgtcacattcaaacacactggAATCTCGTCTCTGCACTTTACGCATTGTTTCTGTCAGTCACACTTTTACTTCTGGCACATTCCTGCACATCTCTCATTTGGAACACAAGTATTATGTTTGTATGTTACATTATATTTGTGTTCCTCATGAACCCACTCTGCAAGAAACATGGACTAAATGGATTCTCTTAGTTCAATCAGTTCGTGTTTAGAGTCACGGCTCCTGATTTAAAGTATCACAGCTGATGTGTCATCATGAAGGAGAGGGACGCAGCTGCAGCGGGTTTGTGGATTTAACACAATGATCTCGATTTAAACAGAAAagggactttaaaaatgtttttatatttgttctgATTATCAcatgattgaaatgttttgatgctgtgttgcagctttttttttttcccagaaaatttatctgtttaaaaaaaactttcatgtTGAATAAACAGGCAGCATGAAGGTGAATCAGCGCGTGCACGTCTCTCACCTGTCCGTTCTTGCACAGGTCAGCCCACATGCTGGTCCCGTCCCCGCCGCGCATCAGCACGTGGTAGGTGAAGTAGTAAATCCCGGACACCTGGCACGTGAACTTTCCGGTCGTGGGGTCGTAGTGGTTACCCAGGTTCGTGACGACGTCATCAAACCGAAGCACCTCGTAGCCCTCGTGCGGGTTCTTCAGACCCACGTAGAAGGCGATCTTTGACCCACCGATGATCGAGCCCGGGTCTCCGTCGGTCTCTGAGCGCGCGGTGCCTCCTAACCCGGGATATCCGTTCTTCCCGGTGTCCCCTCTATCCCCAGGTGGCCCTCTCGGTCCGGGCGGCCCCGGTACGCCCGGTGGCCCCCTCGGCCCGGGTTTTCCCGGGCGGCCAGGCTctcctttattccctgtgacaTAGCTCGGGGACGGAATGGCGCTCAGGTCCTGCATGACCTCCAGAGCCGTGGCGCTCGGTTTGGGGCTGTACGGGTCACAGATCATCCGGCACGTGCCCATCATCTCATAGTGCGCGTCCGTTTTGGAGGTTTGGACCAGCAGGGGAATCGCGATTATCAGAGCTAGAACCATGACGATACCTACCACCGCGGCGACGATCCTCTTCCTGTGGAGAGTCCGGGACGCGAGCGCTAAAAAGTCCGTTTTACTTTGGGACGTAATGGTGAAGGTGGAGAGCGCGCGTGGAGACGCCGCGGAAAGAGAAGCGAGCGGAGCAGGTTGTCTTAAacccagagagagggagggatggaggggtgAGAGGACAGACAGGACAGACAGAGACCCCGGAGCTCAGTGCGCCCTGCAGCGGTcacttctgtctctttctctctctctctctctctctctctctctttctctctctctcccgatgtcactctctctctctcggcttCACGAGGATGACAGCGCAGAGATTCGTGTTGGCACGCGGCGGGTCTCCGAGCGGCTTTTAGTCCGTCTGCACccacagagctgctgtgacGTAACAAGTGGAGGGGCAAAGCCTGTTGCAATTTGGATTAAGAGTGAACAATAATCATGCAATCTTTATGTATGAATGATAAACCCCGGAGCGCTGCCTCACAGGAACAGATCAGGAAGCATTATGACACTTTGAGACGTTTCCTCTAATATCCCCTCCTTTAACAACACCACACTCATGCTGATTatgtctgaggaggaggagaagaagggtggggggggggggggttaagttAAAAAGTTAAAGAGACTCAGATGCTTTAGGACTTATTACACAAAGCATTAATGAAGACGGAAACTACATCAGGAAACTGGATGAGACagataaataaccacaaaataaacctcttaaataaatctgaaaacatcTGTATGTAGtgcaaaagaaagacagagacaatgcTCAACATTCTCTGAAAAAGATTGACAGAATGCAAATAATAAAAGCTGttcaacagtgtgtgagagcagagagagccGAGAGATCTGAGCTGAACTGTGAACATAGAAAGATTCAGAGCCTCTTATTTTACCAGCACAAACTCTGTGCAGGTGTAAGATGTTAAATCTGCTTCAGCCAGGTTTAAACTCAGAGCTTTAAAGGGAAAGCAGAGTCACTCACTCATAACTCACTTTAGAATAAATTAGGGCTGAAATGCTTCCTTGAATAACTCGAGTAAATAACTAAAAAGCAGCAATTGTTTAAACCCAGGCATCGCAGCACACTGTGTTTGGCATGGAAGGCTATTTCTAAGGAACaatgatttgatgaaggataagagttattcacaataaggcgtgtagctgacctgattgacaggtgggcgcggtgtaacggtttgtcaggaggcttaaaacccgcctcagctccagctctcagcctgtcgttaggttaactgaaagttaggctgagacaggatttccaggatggagaccgccatcgatggaactaaagcgccccctacaggaacagacgggtgacgtcactcatgcTTTGTCCATTAgggtcacaccaacacattctCACAGTGATGACaatctcattcacacacatggAGGAAGGAGAAGATTTGTAGTCATGTGTGATCTTTGTTTCCCGACGCATCATTGCAGTGTATTTTGTATATTGAGTGTATTTTTAAACccggctgtaaacatgtttatttctgctgtaaagatgGACAGTTTAACACGGGGCTCTATGGGGATGACTCACTTTCAAAgtcagcctccagtggacactcgaagaactgcagTCTTTCACACTTGGTCTTAAATGAGTTACAGTAGCTCATGTTAGCAGCAGGAGTTTCCTGTGACCCTGAGACGATGATCACAGACTGCTGGAAAGTTTGTTCAGTCCGACTCGAGCACGTAGCTTCACTTCACTGGCGGCCAAATGCATGCTGGGAGCTGGCCTGCACAGGGAGGAAATCcctttgtgtgtatctgtcatACACTGGCTGGATTCCTGACACATCTTACATCATCGGGCCTCTGGTTTCAGATTAATTCAAGCTCAGGGGTCGGACACCACAGACCCCTCCCGGCCCCACTCCACCACCCCCAGAAGCAGACCCCCTACAGTCAAAGTCATCCAAAAGTTGGCGGGGTCCCACCCTCCTGTTCCTCTGATCTGATCAGAGACACGAGCTGCCTTCTGTTGTCAGGATCAGCTAATCCTTATCTCCACACATTTACGCTTTAACCTCCTTCAGATCCCCTCAGCTCAGAGCGCTAAGCTAGCAGCTAACAAAGCTCCCATGTCGATTTTAAGGAGCCCCCATCTCTTCCTCCacctcacccccccccaccaccaccaccctgcAGATGAgtgccagacacacacacgagaacacacaaacacaatccctacagaaaagtgaacacacacacacgaacaaacaggaagctgcagagCCCCCATGGTGTCACCTCACTCCCTGATGGGCTGAAATGAAATCTGCTCTGTTGGCGATCCGCGTCCTTGTTGATTTGCAGGAAAAGATGCAATAAAACAGACTCACTCACAGCTGGATTTCTTAAAGACTGAGTCATGCATATTCAGTGTGTGATTCAGTAAAGACATATTTGACACATTTGAAGTTTTCTCCGTGTAAAACCCGGGCTCAGGGACGGCTAAAGACGGCATTGATTCAGTAACAATCTGTGCGTCTCCTCTGAAGATTCTCGAACAGATTCTCATACTGCGTTAAAACACATTCCCTTCATTTCATCACCAAATGTAACGACGCAAATAACTTGATTCTGGACCTTTGTTTGTGCAGGTCCAGATGTCTTTGAGGTTTGATAGCACAGGATGCTCAAAGTCGACCTCTTCTGCTGATCTTAATTTATAAACTCATATAGTGTTAGAATGCTGGATGTTCAAACATGTGGGCAACGTTGTGGGCAacgtttcagatcatgaggtaaacgtgtGTTGGAGTAATCCGATggtgagtctgcagagggcgctaaacggcttgttTTAATCACGGCATAGTtcccccgatatgaaaccaagaatttcaccagaCGGCTTCAATTCAAGCCTCTACATAAGCAGCTGAAACCTCTCACATAGACTCTCTTTTGCTAgacctggagagcagccctcccctgacagccctgcagcgttctgctgACTTAAAGAGACAACAGCTGAAACTAAGTGTTGTGTTCAGAGGTGTCGGATCAGAAGACAGAGTAATATGAGTCATTTAAAGGCCAAAGACCAATGACATATTTGATCATTTAGTGCGGAGGACTTGGACTCGTCAGATCTGAGCTCCGGGTCACCGCTGACTCAAACTACAGTCCACTGTGACCGCTTCTGTTCTGAAGCTGAAGGGCACTTAAGGCGGTTTGGTGGAACAGTAATCTCAGACACTCTGAACATGACCAGCAGCCGAACGCCAACAAACCGCCTCTCACTCAACTTCTTCATAAATGTCAGTTTGACACATTCGTCAAGGCAGCGTGACACGCTGCGGGCCGAAGCTGCGAAACGTCAAGACATCAAACACGGTCACATGCCAGAGGACAGCTCTTTgaagagtgagtgagtgagtgtgtgtgtgtgtgtgtgtgtgtgtgtgtgtgtgtgtgtgtgtgtgtgtgtgtgtgtgtgtgtgtgtgtgtgtgtgtgtgtgtgtgtgtgtgtgtgtctgtgtgtttgtgtgtgtgtgtgtgtttgtgtgtgtctgcctttGGTGAGTCAGTTTGGATCTGAtcatttaagtgtttaaaatccttcttcatgctcatcatttttaaagacaggGAGAGATCCAACACACAGTTTGTACAGGGACCGTCTGCTTTTTCAGCGTCTCTGGTTCCAGTTGTACATTCCAACGCTCAAATCCTCAAACGCtcaaatattttcaatatttaaatcCTGGAATCAAAACAACTACGAGAATACTACCAACTATTAAACTTTTGATTCggcacaaaaaagaaaacacaactggaaaacaaagaaaaaggcaaaagtaCTCAATTGTGGAGATGAAGTTTTCTGGAAAGCtaaggaactacacatcccacaatccattgcgacgATAACGAGACCCAACAAacgataaaaaaaatagaataaataaaaaaaaaaatagtaataaaataaaaattaaattacatttaaaaaaatctaaatgaataaaaaatggacTAAGTCTATGTTACATATAAGTACTTAGCCTTCATGACctaacagttatcaaagccaaagaaatctgtaaattcatagttgtaacaggacgtgtcttgttgcggcagccgccatgacagacataaAATGTTTAtggttgccgtggaaacactggatgttacatCACAGACCGCTGCATCAGTAAGCGTGTGCTGCAACTGAAAGCTGCCGCCCTGTTTTTgatgctgtgataaaaacatcatgaaaattATACTCAGATACTTTAGcttgtctgtaaacatattctcttcctcaggtcagtTTCAACcggtcgtcttgactacggtcaacgcGGAGGTCATTTTCattagcagagagaactcccatgattcccccgCCAGCCTCTACGTCATCTTTGGTATTGTTTTGAttaagagccccctggtggtggagtttACAAACTGtatgtttgttgaatggaggttggatcgatcatttctgatgcattcaAGGAAGTCAGGAAATCTCCACTCtgagtgactttttttttagacgtGTTGCTCACATCAAAGTCGATCTGTGAGCCGCTTTTATGTACATATGTCTGTTTATAGAGATCAACAAATCATCGTCAGATAACCGCCGATGGGAGACGGGGGTCGTTAACAATGGTTTGTGTTCCGCCTGATTTTGCTCTCCATACGGACTGTTTTACCTGCAAACGCCAAAGCCTGCTGCTACCTGATTGGTCAACGACACTTGGACTACAAACTTCTCATACCAAAGTCCGGTCCTGTGTAAACAGATTCTTCATCTTCAgcgtgtctatttgtgtgtgtcatcaTATACGTGACCACGGTTTCACCCGCCTTCTAATGACCACATAAACGTCTGTGTTGTTACAGTATTTTAATTACCTCGATGTTTTTTCTGAGCAGATCACAAACAGTTTGTACAGCGTGTTCTGACTGCAGCCGCCCGGCAGCCAGGCGCGCCTTCAGTGCGGTTTAACATTAGATGTGACTGCGAGGAAGGTCGCTGcagacaaacatgaataaataaattccCTCGGTCAACTTAAGCCTCCGATGTAATAGCTGTGAGTGCATGAGAGGGCATGTGGTTAGATATGGAGAGACAAATGATGCCTGGGAGGTAAAACTGTTCAGTTAAGggtattaaagaaaaataaagacggAGGTAAAAAGGaatgtttgtgtgcacagaTAAAGAGAGAAGCATGAGTCAGCTGAATCAGTGACCGCCTGCGGGGAGCTCTGTAATCTGAATCTCTGTTAGGACTCTCTTTAAATTATGTTTCCTTTCATCTGTACAAACTGAGCAGCTAACAAAGCCACAGTCTGAGTCGGGGTTAGATCGAGTCTTTGAGATATTTACGTCCATCCAGGATCAGTTTGATCCACAGAGACGAGGTCAAAGCGGTCAAAACTTTAAACTTCTGATGTGTCCCTGAACATTTCTGCTCGTTCAATGTGATGTGATCCTCAAAGTCTGAGGCCATGATAGCTGCCTGAAAACAACGGACAGCGCCCTACGGGTGGGGAGGGAGTCACGGCCTGAAGGAGTTTAAGTATCTCGGAGTCTTGTTCACAGTGAGGGTAAGATGGACCGTGAGATTGACAGGCGAATTGACTCAGCGTCGGCGGGCGTTGTACCGAACCGTTATGGTGacgagggagctgagcctgaagtcAAAGCCGATCTCCATTTACCGGTCGATCTTTGCTCCGACCCTCAGCTGTGGACATGAGCTTTGGGTCATGACTGAAAGAATGCAATCGCGGATACAGTGGTacagtttcctctggagggtgtctgtgctcagccttagagagagggggagaaactCGTCACCTTTAATTTCAGCTCCTCAGAGAGTCACAGTGGGTCAGTGGACCACAACCTCACAGTCCTGCTCCATGAAAACGTTCGGCCTCGGGCTCATGATTAACATGCAGATTACTGTGAGAGCAGAGCGGCCTGCAGCTCCACACTCAGGAGGCTTTTCATGAGAAAGGgcaaaggttaaaggtcagcgTTATGTAATATGCCTCGTTTACAGTGAACAATAACTAACATTGTAGAAATCAGTCTGAGAATCTGGGAACATGATTTCTTACCTTTTGATAAATTTCAGGGTCACCACAAACTCCACCAGCCTCATTTTTACCCGTATGACCTTTATTAAGTCATCTTACCTTCTACGAGAGGATTAGAAACTCTCCATGGCATGGATTCAAATCCTCCACATCTCCACGTTTTGATCCTTCTGTACATTTTCCCAAAGAAAATCTAAATTGGCTCGACCTGATCCAGTTACACTTTCAAAGATCTCATCATCTGGACTATGAAAAGATCACTGAAAGATCCATACTttaggaccaatcagtgagatgtgtagtggctgaaatgataaaggtacgttactatatgatcagacattaaggaaacatgctatgttgaagtgctggcttctctgacaacaatgcagcagccagtatgtcctccttctaactttagattctggtcctgaatgctctggatttattTGGAACAGAGagggtaggcggttttaaggcagccccacacggccgttttggacacccttcggtttgccagatatgagagcagttatcaggtcaaaccaacaggtgttgtagtgatggaagcgggcaagagaactggttcagatagaagtgattgtacccgacctaaaaagcctctgcatgtttctaataagctccacgagcagaaacgtgctcaaactaggatcaatattggagatgcttttgaaaaatggagagcggttagaacgcagaaaggtttacagaccgatgcagagctggctggGGACAGCTCTCTGCAGGAGTTTAATTGGGTAACATGAACATCAGGGTCTCACTGTGCATGTTTAAGATGCAATGAatcaagaaaaataataatcaaacatCCAATCAGGTGTGTTTGGTGAACACTGAAAGTATAACTATAAAGATATTTATCTTACCTGaagtgatgataatgatgatgaagtcTGCTCCGAATGTTTCGCTCCAGTTAGTCACAGTCTGAGTCTGAAATGTCAAACGTTAGCGACCACGTGGCGGCACAGAGCCGGGCCGAGTTTAAAAGGTCAACACAAAAAGGTCTGCCCTCAGATAAAGTCATTAAAGGAGGTTTAGCTTCATAAATAACTTCAaacagggatttaaaaaaaaaagatccagacgtcgctttctttatttttaatcctTTTAACCACACagcttttttcctcctttcctccaaCTCTTTTTCCACTCATATTTAATGCTCTTATTGTGACCTTCCTCAGAACACATACTCGGTTCAAGAAATGTTGATGCTGTAACTCTTCCTCTTATAGGTAAATGTAAGAGTTTCTGGAACTAGATGCTAAACTGAAACTAAGAACCCAGATGTCAAAGCCAGAAGACTCACCTCTTCCTCGTGTGCTCAGACGTCCCAGGAAACACAGCGAGGTAGAAGAGTGACCCCCAGTGGTGAAGAGCAGCACTCACACGCTCATTAAATCTTCTTCCAtcagtttttctctttgtgtttctgtgagctttgtgtttgtttcactcTTATTATTCTTAAATTCATGTCACTTAAATGCTTTAAAAACTGAgttgtcatttcattttcaaacagccctgaaaagagaagagcttcatcatcattacatgctttctaaatatttaataaCTTGAGAATTATGCCACTTCACTTGAAACAACGAGAGTCTACCTTACaggatgtttatgtttttgaggATGTTGTAGACCGTTTTGGgaaattggggggggggggttacttcactttctcttctcctttctgTAAGTTATCATTCTCTGTTTCAGGCCGGCTTCACAGGAGATGATTCTAGGACAGATTTGTCAAAATGATCCTTAAGAGTGAGATGTCAatacgattattttactgctctcatttttattttgagggatgcagtggttagcgctgtgccctcacagcgaggaggttcctggtttgaatccccgtctgacaggagcctctctgtgtggagtctgcatgttctccccgtgcatgtgtgggttctctacaagtactccggcttcctcccacagtccaaagacatgctcattaggttaactgatgactctaaattgtccgtaggtgtgaatttGAGTCAGTGTGTctgattgtttttctctatatgtcagccctgtgattggttggtgaacagtccagggtgtaaccccgcctctcaacCAATGACAGCTGACATCGACTCCAGCCGGCTTTACGTTTACTGTTGCGTGATGTTTTTCTGCTCGCCGTCAGTGAACTTCAATAAGaacaaaacagtgaaatgaaagaaggattttattttcaaacacagcTGGGACTGCTCAGCTCATCATGTCTGTCCGTGTGCAGGAGAGTGC
Encoded proteins:
- the c1ql2 gene encoding complement C1q-like protein 2, translated to MVLALIIAIPLLVQTSKTDAHYEMMGTCRMICDPYSPKPSATALEVMQDLSAIPSPSYVTGNKGEPGRPGKPGPRGPPGVPGPPGPRGPPGDRGDTGKNGYPGLGGTARSETDGDPGSIIGGSKIAFYVGLKNPHEGYEVLRFDDVVTNLGNHYDPTTGKFTCQVSGIYYFTYHVLMRGGDGTSMWADLCKNGQVRASAIAQDADQNYDYASNSVVLHLDSGDEIYVKLDGGKAHGGNNNKYSTFSGFLLYPD